The following coding sequences lie in one Mycobacterium gordonae genomic window:
- a CDS encoding DUF732 domain-containing protein translates to MRMLLATIGLGATIGFGAPAHADPSDTNGGDDAAFLAALHTADIGYNSPAQAVRSARAVCTCLNNGESGLELVHDVQVHNPAFNLDAAAEFAVLSSQFYCPQHLSKS, encoded by the coding sequence ATGAGGATGCTTCTCGCGACGATCGGGCTGGGCGCCACCATCGGCTTCGGCGCCCCGGCGCACGCCGACCCGTCAGACACCAATGGCGGGGACGATGCCGCGTTTCTCGCCGCTCTCCACACGGCCGATATCGGCTACAACTCACCGGCTCAAGCGGTTCGGTCCGCTCGGGCGGTGTGCACCTGCCTGAACAACGGCGAGTCGGGTCTGGAGCTCGTTCACGACGTGCAGGTCCACAACCCGGCCTTCAATCTCGACGCCGCTGCCGAATTCGCCGTGCTCTCGTCTCAGTTCTACTGCCCGCAACACCTCTCGAAGAGCTGA
- a CDS encoding PPE family protein, whose translation MDFGALPPEINSGRMYMGAGPGSMLAAAAAWDALAAEMHSTAASYRSTIQGLTVGSWQGPAAASMLSAAAPFVAWLTATGTQAEQTAAQAKLAVGAYEAAFGATVPPPIIEANRNLLMALVATNLLGQNTAAIAATEAQYVEMWAQDAAAMYGYAASSAAATQLTPFTEPPETTDPSAAGRQAAAVSEAVGAAEAQSGLSQLMTAVPNALQAVGPAAAAPAASTPIGSVIDAINPYVVAIRPLFAAITGAYSPIIGFVLAGGWWLFALQILGLSQNAPGVAALLNTGGKPIAGLSPLRGGYVAAVTPGVAGSMGQSTLVGSLSVPQGWVTAAPVMRTMASVLPAASPAALAAAPAAAEGGLFGEMAMASLAGRALAGASIRTVGNGGAGSSGGVAAADDVATTATIIVIPAD comes from the coding sequence ATGGACTTCGGGGCGTTGCCGCCGGAAATCAACTCGGGACGCATGTACATGGGGGCAGGACCTGGGTCGATGCTGGCTGCCGCAGCGGCATGGGATGCCCTGGCCGCCGAGATGCACTCCACGGCGGCGTCCTACCGTTCGACGATCCAGGGGTTGACGGTCGGGTCATGGCAGGGTCCGGCGGCGGCCTCGATGCTGTCTGCAGCCGCGCCGTTCGTGGCATGGCTTACCGCGACGGGCACCCAGGCGGAGCAGACGGCGGCGCAGGCCAAGCTCGCGGTGGGCGCCTACGAAGCCGCATTCGGGGCCACCGTGCCCCCGCCCATCATCGAGGCCAACCGCAACCTGCTGATGGCGTTGGTCGCCACCAACCTGCTGGGCCAGAACACGGCGGCGATCGCTGCCACCGAAGCGCAGTACGTGGAGATGTGGGCCCAGGATGCCGCGGCTATGTACGGGTATGCGGCATCCTCGGCGGCCGCGACACAGTTGACGCCCTTCACCGAGCCCCCGGAGACCACCGACCCCTCGGCTGCGGGACGACAGGCCGCGGCGGTCAGCGAGGCAGTCGGCGCCGCCGAGGCGCAATCGGGGCTGTCGCAACTGATGACCGCAGTGCCTAACGCGCTGCAGGCGGTAGGTCCGGCAGCGGCCGCACCGGCGGCTTCGACGCCCATCGGCTCGGTCATCGACGCGATAAATCCGTATGTGGTGGCGATCCGACCCTTGTTCGCTGCTATCACCGGTGCCTACAGTCCGATCATCGGATTCGTTCTCGCCGGCGGCTGGTGGCTCTTCGCGTTGCAGATCCTCGGCTTGTCGCAAAATGCGCCGGGGGTTGCCGCGCTACTGAATACCGGAGGCAAGCCGATTGCCGGCCTGTCGCCGCTACGCGGGGGCTACGTGGCCGCAGTCACTCCCGGAGTCGCCGGGTCGATGGGTCAGTCCACCCTGGTTGGATCCCTGTCGGTGCCACAAGGCTGGGTGACCGCAGCTCCGGTCATGAGAACGATGGCGTCCGTACTGCCCGCCGCCAGCCCCGCCGCTCTGGCCGCAGCCCCGGCGGCTGCCGAGGGCGGCCTGTTCGGCGAGATGGCCATGGCGAGTCTGGCCGGACGCGCGCTCGCCGGCGCCAGCATCCGCACCGTGGGTAACGGTGGTGCGGGCAGCAGCGGTGGCGTCGCAGCGGCCGACGACGTCGCCACCACGGCGACCATCATCGTGATACCGGCGGACTGA
- a CDS encoding PPE family protein yields the protein MSFAVRPPEITSALMYAGPGAAPMIAAAVAWDSLAAELQSTASSYGLIVDGLANESWTGTSAAAMAAAAAPYVAWMSATAAQAKAAADQANAAVTAYETAFAAVVPPTEIAINRSQLALLVATNLFGQNTAAIAALEAQYGEMWAQDTAAMLGYTTSSAAAVRLTPYTEPPQITNESGLAAQQAAVGQSSGLAAGTAAATAAAAAPTAAPVFPFDIVLQVFQALGSGGTAYIQAMGQLLNALTGTPLAASTWENTFGILADIGRFSVVANDSMSVPNLGMTEFKLFWKPPLEDIPKSALGAGLGMAPSAGLTSATSANVGAANVVGKLSVPPSWASATPAIRMASTALPATSLAAAPMAGMPANLVNQMALGSMTGGALGAAGAEVLSGSGARARANGGKGHVEPVKLDSVIAKLQKEPDSVKHWNVDKAGLDALLDKLSKEPGIHAVHVSNKDKPKVTLPDAQLGGT from the coding sequence ATGAGCTTTGCGGTGCGACCACCGGAGATCACTTCCGCCCTCATGTACGCCGGGCCAGGCGCGGCGCCGATGATTGCGGCCGCTGTTGCATGGGACAGCTTGGCGGCTGAATTACAGTCCACGGCATCCTCGTACGGCTTGATCGTCGACGGGTTGGCCAACGAATCGTGGACCGGTACGTCGGCGGCCGCCATGGCAGCGGCTGCCGCACCCTATGTGGCGTGGATGTCAGCGACCGCGGCGCAGGCCAAGGCGGCCGCCGACCAGGCGAACGCGGCCGTGACCGCGTACGAGACCGCGTTCGCGGCCGTGGTACCGCCGACGGAGATTGCGATCAACCGCAGCCAGTTGGCTCTGCTGGTGGCAACCAACCTCTTTGGGCAGAACACGGCCGCCATCGCGGCGCTAGAGGCGCAGTACGGGGAGATGTGGGCCCAGGACACCGCCGCAATGCTGGGTTACACCACGTCGTCGGCGGCGGCCGTGCGGCTGACGCCCTACACCGAACCACCGCAGATCACCAACGAATCAGGCCTGGCCGCCCAACAAGCTGCGGTCGGACAATCCAGCGGGTTGGCGGCGGGTACCGCGGCGGCGACTGCCGCCGCGGCCGCACCCACCGCGGCGCCGGTGTTTCCGTTCGACATCGTCCTGCAGGTCTTTCAGGCACTGGGCAGCGGGGGCACCGCGTACATCCAAGCTATGGGTCAGCTTCTCAACGCCCTGACTGGTACGCCGTTAGCGGCCTCAACCTGGGAAAACACCTTCGGAATTCTGGCAGACATCGGGCGCTTCAGTGTGGTTGCCAACGACAGCATGAGCGTGCCCAACCTCGGCATGACCGAGTTCAAGCTCTTCTGGAAGCCTCCTCTGGAAGACATCCCGAAATCCGCGCTGGGAGCCGGGCTCGGGATGGCACCGTCGGCGGGCCTGACCAGCGCGACATCGGCGAACGTGGGTGCGGCCAACGTGGTGGGCAAGTTGTCGGTGCCGCCGAGTTGGGCTTCAGCGACTCCGGCGATCAGGATGGCCTCGACGGCGCTACCTGCCACCAGCCTGGCGGCGGCGCCCATGGCGGGTATGCCGGCAAACCTGGTCAACCAGATGGCTCTGGGGAGTATGACTGGTGGCGCACTCGGCGCCGCCGGCGCTGAAGTCCTCAGCGGCAGTGGTGCCCGTGCCCGCGCCAACGGTGGAAAAGGCCATGTCGAACCGGTCAAGCTGGACAGCGTCATCGCAAAATTGCAAAAGGAGCCGGACTCGGTGAAACACTGGAATGTCGACAAGGCCGGCCTTGACGCGCTGCTCGACAAGCTGTCGAAAGAGCCGGGAATCCACGCGGTACACGTCTCGAATAAGGACAAGCCCAAGGTGACACTGCCGGATGCGCAATTGGGTGGCACATGA
- a CDS encoding DUF732 domain-containing protein — protein sequence MRPAIAAAAVVATIAFAAPAHADPDGDDATFLSALADAGITVPDPAQAVVSAQAVCGLMRNGETGLQVLTDVRNQNPGLTLDGAAMFTAIASNTYCPEHLGQPEGGYF from the coding sequence ATGAGGCCGGCGATCGCAGCGGCCGCAGTCGTCGCCACGATCGCTTTCGCCGCCCCGGCGCATGCGGACCCCGATGGCGATGACGCGACGTTTCTCTCCGCTCTGGCCGATGCGGGCATCACGGTGCCCGACCCGGCTCAGGCAGTCGTATCCGCCCAAGCCGTGTGCGGGTTGATGCGCAACGGTGAAACCGGGCTGCAGGTGCTGACCGACGTGCGAAACCAAAATCCCGGACTGACCCTCGACGGCGCGGCCATGTTCACGGCCATCGCGTCGAACACGTATTGCCCCGAGCATCTGGGCCAACCGGAGGGCGGCTACTTCTAG
- a CDS encoding MgtC/SapB family protein: MHTLTIADFALRLAVGVGCGALIGLERQWRARMAGLRTNALVAAGATLFVLYAAATEDSSPTRVASYVVSGIGFLGGGVILREGANVRGLNTAATLWCSAAVGVLAASGHLVFALIATGTVVAIHLLGRPLGRLIDHDNSGDEDEGLEPYQVQVVCRPKSAKYARAQIVQHTRSNDIILRGIHTGQAVDNVALTAHVLLGGHSAAKLERLVAELSLQPGIYAVHWYAGDPVSPMLQTGQSD, from the coding sequence GTGCACACGCTGACTATCGCCGATTTCGCGCTGCGCCTGGCCGTCGGTGTGGGATGCGGCGCCCTGATCGGACTGGAGCGTCAGTGGCGGGCCCGCATGGCGGGTCTGCGCACCAATGCCCTGGTGGCAGCGGGCGCCACGCTGTTCGTGTTGTACGCCGCGGCCACCGAGGACAGCAGCCCCACGCGGGTCGCGTCCTATGTGGTGTCCGGCATTGGATTCCTGGGCGGTGGCGTCATCCTTCGTGAGGGCGCCAATGTCCGCGGACTCAACACGGCCGCCACTCTGTGGTGCTCAGCCGCCGTAGGCGTACTGGCCGCCTCCGGTCACCTGGTGTTCGCCCTGATCGCGACCGGCACCGTTGTCGCCATCCACCTGTTGGGGCGCCCGCTGGGCCGGCTCATCGATCACGACAACTCCGGCGACGAGGACGAGGGGCTCGAGCCCTACCAGGTCCAGGTGGTCTGTCGCCCCAAGTCGGCGAAGTATGCGCGCGCCCAGATCGTGCAGCACACCCGCAGTAACGACATCATTCTGCGCGGTATCCATACCGGACAAGCCGTGGACAACGTCGCGTTGACCGCGCATGTGCTGCTGGGCGGCCACTCGGCGGCGAAGCTGGAACGGCTGGTGGCGGAGTTGTCGCTGCAACCCGGCATCTATGCGGTGCACTGGTACGCCGGCGACCCGGTCAGCCCGATGCTGCAAACTGGCCAGTCGGACTGA
- a CDS encoding NAD(P)/FAD-dependent oxidoreductase → MIIGSGFAGLWTALGAARRLDELAAPPGSVAITVLSTQPFHDIRVRNYEDDLSGCRIPLAELLDPVGVAHITAEVTHIDSAARTVTTSAGATYEYDRLVLAAGSRVNKPDLPGLREFGFDVDTYDGAMRLRHHLEALAGAPAEATVVVVGAGLTGIETACELPHRLRELGMTPRVVLVDHNPLVGSDMGASARPVIEKALSGNGVECRTAVSVTSVDPAGVTLSSGERLDTATVVWCAGMRANALTEQLPVPLDRLGRVAVDDYLRVIGVPAIFAAGDVAAAQMDDKHLSVMSCQHGRPMGRYAGYNVVSDLLGKPLIALRIPWYVTVLDLGPAGAVYTEGWDRIVVAQGEQAKRTKQTINTKRIYPPLTASRADLLAAAAPELQARP, encoded by the coding sequence CTGATTATCGGCTCCGGATTCGCGGGGTTGTGGACCGCGCTCGGGGCTGCCCGGCGACTCGACGAGCTCGCGGCCCCGCCGGGCAGTGTCGCCATCACGGTCTTGAGCACGCAACCATTCCATGACATCCGGGTGCGCAACTACGAGGACGACCTGAGCGGCTGCCGCATCCCCCTGGCCGAGTTGCTCGACCCCGTTGGCGTCGCACATATCACCGCCGAGGTGACGCACATCGACTCCGCCGCCCGCACGGTCACCACGTCAGCCGGAGCGACATACGAATATGACCGCCTGGTCCTCGCGGCCGGCAGCCGGGTTAACAAGCCCGACCTTCCGGGGCTGCGCGAGTTCGGATTTGACGTCGACACCTACGACGGCGCTATGCGCCTCCGCCACCATCTGGAAGCGCTGGCGGGCGCGCCGGCGGAGGCCACCGTGGTGGTGGTCGGCGCCGGGTTGACGGGGATCGAAACGGCCTGCGAGCTGCCGCACCGGCTCCGCGAACTGGGTATGACGCCACGGGTGGTGCTGGTCGACCACAACCCTCTGGTTGGCTCCGACATGGGCGCATCGGCCCGGCCGGTTATCGAGAAGGCGTTGTCTGGCAACGGTGTCGAGTGTCGCACCGCGGTGAGCGTGACCTCCGTGGACCCGGCCGGCGTCACGCTGAGTTCGGGTGAGCGACTCGACACCGCAACGGTGGTGTGGTGCGCCGGGATGCGGGCCAATGCGCTGACCGAGCAGTTGCCGGTGCCCCTTGACCGGTTGGGGCGCGTTGCGGTCGATGACTATTTAAGGGTGATCGGGGTGCCGGCGATCTTCGCCGCCGGCGATGTGGCCGCCGCCCAGATGGACGACAAGCACCTGTCGGTCATGTCGTGTCAGCATGGTCGGCCGATGGGACGGTACGCGGGGTACAACGTCGTCAGCGATTTGCTTGGAAAGCCGCTGATTGCGCTTCGAATCCCTTGGTATGTAACGGTTTTGGACCTCGGTCCGGCGGGGGCGGTGTATACCGAGGGGTGGGACCGCATCGTGGTGGCACAGGGCGAGCAGGCCAAGCGGACCAAGCAGACCATCAACACCAAGCGCATCTATCCGCCGCTGACCGCCAGCCGCGCCGACTTGCTGGCTGCGGCCGCGCCGGAGCTGCAGGCACGGCCTTGA
- a CDS encoding alpha/beta hydrolase fold domain-containing protein, whose protein sequence is MRTLTRPVRKPHVTQRLLRASGVRNRMFPPAKLASWAANPRPPYCGLPSKLVLKKIDVVRDDLNGRPVYEVSPRHLDAREHTGHLIYLHGGAYVLDLLPHFHWPAIARLATMLRRTITVPIYPIAPEHNYRQVFPFLLQLYRRILDTHDPKSVAFMGDSAGGGMAFALCHAVRDAGLPQPTDALLLSPWMHLGLPDPDVPNVAKIDPFLNLDDLRAAGIRYAGGDPLDSPLLSPSVGPLDGLPRLTVFTGTHDVLNPDARAFRRRATSEGMDIGWFELEGGMHTWMLLPGHKAKLTLGQIRDVLSERTGS, encoded by the coding sequence GTGAGGACTCTGACGCGCCCGGTGCGCAAACCTCACGTGACCCAGCGGCTGCTGCGTGCGTCCGGTGTGCGGAACCGGATGTTCCCGCCGGCAAAGCTGGCCAGCTGGGCCGCCAACCCCCGCCCGCCCTACTGCGGCCTGCCCTCCAAGTTGGTGCTGAAGAAGATCGACGTCGTCCGCGACGACCTCAACGGCCGCCCGGTCTACGAGGTCAGCCCGCGTCACCTCGATGCCCGTGAACACACCGGCCACCTGATCTACCTGCACGGCGGCGCCTACGTGCTGGATCTGCTGCCGCACTTCCACTGGCCGGCCATCGCGCGCCTGGCCACCATGCTGCGGCGCACGATCACGGTGCCGATCTACCCGATCGCGCCCGAACACAACTACCGACAGGTGTTCCCCTTCCTGCTACAGCTCTACCGCCGCATCCTGGACACGCATGACCCGAAGTCAGTTGCGTTCATGGGAGATTCGGCCGGCGGCGGGATGGCCTTTGCGTTGTGCCACGCGGTGCGCGACGCCGGGCTGCCACAACCGACGGACGCATTGCTGCTGTCTCCCTGGATGCATCTCGGGCTGCCCGACCCGGACGTGCCGAACGTCGCCAAGATCGACCCGTTTCTCAACCTCGACGATCTGCGGGCCGCCGGCATTCGCTACGCAGGCGGCGATCCGCTCGACAGTCCCCTGCTCAGTCCGAGCGTTGGGCCGCTGGACGGGTTGCCGCGCCTGACAGTGTTCACCGGAACCCATGATGTACTCAATCCCGACGCGCGCGCCTTCCGCAGGCGTGCGACGTCCGAAGGTATGGACATCGGCTGGTTCGAACTCGAAGGAGGCATGCACACGTGGATGTTGCTTCCCGGGCACAAGGCCAAACTGACACTGGGCCAGATCCGCGACGTGCTGTCGGAGCGAACCGGGTCCTGA
- a CDS encoding sterol desaturase family protein — MSAITGFFAGLPPEMRDPVLFAIPFFLLLLTLEWTAARKLEKLDAAAAKNPAPDRPSSGAYLTRDSMASISMGLVSIATTAAWKTLALFGYAAIYAYLAPWHLPATQWYTWVAAIVGVDLLYYAYHRVAHRIRLIWATHQAHHSSKYFNFATALRQKWNNSGEILMWAPLPLLGLPPWMIFFSWSLNLIYQFWVHTERIDKLPRWFEFIFNTPSHHRVHHGRDPVYLDKNYGGIFIVFDRMFGSFQKELFRPHYGLTKQVDTFNIWKLQTHEYVAIARDVRSASRLRDCFGYVFGPPGWTPRKAGHTRGAPPLAASR; from the coding sequence GTGAGTGCTATTACGGGCTTCTTCGCGGGGCTGCCCCCCGAGATGCGGGATCCGGTGCTGTTCGCCATCCCTTTCTTCCTCTTGCTGTTGACGCTGGAGTGGACCGCGGCACGCAAGCTGGAGAAGCTTGACGCCGCTGCTGCCAAGAACCCGGCGCCGGACAGGCCTTCTTCTGGTGCGTACCTCACCCGCGATTCGATGGCGAGCATCTCGATGGGTCTGGTGTCGATAGCCACGACTGCCGCGTGGAAGACCTTGGCGCTGTTCGGGTATGCCGCAATCTATGCCTACCTCGCTCCCTGGCACCTCCCTGCGACGCAGTGGTACACGTGGGTCGCCGCGATCGTAGGCGTAGACCTGCTCTACTACGCCTATCACCGCGTCGCCCACCGTATCCGGCTTATTTGGGCTACCCACCAGGCCCATCACTCAAGCAAGTACTTCAACTTCGCCACCGCGCTGCGCCAGAAGTGGAACAACAGCGGCGAAATCCTGATGTGGGCGCCGCTGCCGCTGCTGGGGCTCCCGCCATGGATGATCTTCTTCAGCTGGTCGCTGAACCTGATCTACCAGTTCTGGGTGCACACCGAGCGCATCGACAAGCTGCCGCGCTGGTTCGAGTTCATCTTCAACACCCCGTCGCATCACCGCGTGCACCACGGCAGGGACCCGGTGTACCTGGACAAGAACTACGGCGGGATCTTCATCGTCTTCGACCGCATGTTCGGCAGCTTCCAGAAGGAGCTGTTCCGGCCGCACTACGGGCTGACCAAGCAAGTTGACACGTTCAACATCTGGAAACTCCAGACGCACGAATACGTCGCGATCGCCCGCGACGTGCGCTCGGCGAGCCGGCTGCGCGACTGCTTCGGCTACGTGTTCGGCCCCCCGGGCTGGACGCCACGCAAGGCCGGCCACACCAGGGGAGCCCCGCCCCTGGCTGCGTCACGGTAA
- a CDS encoding Rv1815 family serine proteinase produces the protein MVRRTVLHSLTASLMLVAPVSALAPATASADPTVVYPGMEIHQENRVCTLGFVDVRMHTAYTAGHCRGGGAVTDQANNVIGHMTTFRDNTPTGSTVATDQVIADYEAIALADNVAVSNALPGGRQLRSGPGTVSPGQAVCHFGIITGETCGTVESVNNGWFTMTNGVQTQQGDSGGPIYLAGDGSGQIVGIFNSVWGTLPAAVSWASVTQQVREDTGFNP, from the coding sequence ATGGTGCGCCGCACGGTGTTGCATTCACTAACCGCATCCCTGATGCTCGTCGCGCCGGTGTCGGCGCTCGCGCCGGCAACTGCCAGCGCGGACCCCACCGTGGTCTATCCGGGAATGGAGATCCACCAGGAGAATCGCGTGTGCACGCTGGGCTTCGTGGACGTCCGCATGCACACGGCGTACACGGCCGGGCACTGTCGCGGGGGCGGCGCGGTGACCGACCAGGCCAACAACGTCATCGGGCACATGACGACCTTCCGCGACAACACCCCGACCGGGTCGACGGTGGCCACCGACCAGGTCATCGCCGACTACGAAGCGATCGCCCTGGCCGACAACGTGGCGGTGAGCAACGCTCTACCGGGTGGACGTCAGTTACGGTCGGGGCCCGGCACGGTAAGTCCCGGCCAGGCGGTCTGCCACTTCGGCATCATCACCGGCGAGACCTGCGGGACGGTGGAAAGCGTCAACAACGGTTGGTTCACTATGACCAACGGGGTACAGACCCAGCAAGGCGACTCGGGCGGGCCGATCTATCTCGCAGGGGACGGGTCCGGCCAGATCGTCGGGATCTTCAACAGCGTGTGGGGCACTCTGCCCGCCGCGGTCTCGTGGGCATCGGTCACCCAGCAGGTGCGCGAAGACACCGGCTTCAACCCGTAA
- a CDS encoding PE family protein produces the protein MSHVLVLPTAMTSVAADLAGIGSVVRTANQITAGATTGLLAAAEDEVSAAVAALFSTHGQAYQQLSIQAAAVHEQFVRTLMASADAYASAEATGAEQLLLEVVNAPTRMLLGRPLIGNGTDGAAGTGANGGAGGLLWGDGGNGGSGAPGQSGGRGGDAGFFGNGGRGGAGGIGRTGTAGSSGAQGGTGGAGGTGGAGGNGGMFWGAGGAGGGGGTGGVGGTGGAGVAGSTGIDGVAAGAGGAGQAGGQGGMGGVGGAGGAGGASGFFGGGSGTTGGSGDGGMGGTGGLGGHGGTGAADTGAGAGTGGAGGAGGAAGLGGSGAIAGSAGTGGNGGTGGTGGTGLEGATGTGSNGSGGDGARGGAGGVGGVGGSGNGGVNGDGGAGGNGGTGGKGGSDTGAASGGEGGTGGEAGRGGAAGTGGTGGRTGDSGVGGTGGAGGTGASGGSGGEGGVSRGYGAGNATGGTGGAGGTATAGAGGDGGRGGDVFHEGSGNALGGAGGTAGVGPGGSGAGGAGGDATQTGTGNATGGAGAAGTDGGTTAVGGDGGDGGFGIVDSATSAATATGGAAGAGGTGTAGGHGGSGGSALTSGIGNAAAAAGGAGGYGIDGSGGDGGAGGLAYTANTSSAATATGGVGGAGGAGVTGGQGGAGGAAGTEGTTSPVAGKGGAGGSGTSGNGGNGGEGGLAYAGPSSSVDAVGGAGGAGGDSLTGAGGAGGAGGGARNLGSGDARGADGALGGSGAAGGGAGGSGGDAENGGTGNATGGDGAAGTSGGFSGAGGAGGNGGVASIYNDVSAAAAIGGAGGNGADGGASGGAGGRGGNAVAWMDNGSASAQGGDGGNGGAGTQPGGNGGNGGDGGNALGFATLSPGVGGSGGQGGALGMDGVGGASGKAGTPNA, from the coding sequence ATGTCCCATGTGCTCGTTTTGCCGACAGCGATGACGTCCGTGGCCGCAGACCTCGCCGGAATCGGATCGGTGGTCCGCACGGCCAATCAGATAACGGCCGGAGCCACCACCGGCCTACTCGCCGCTGCCGAGGATGAGGTGTCGGCGGCCGTCGCGGCCCTGTTCTCGACCCATGGCCAGGCCTATCAGCAACTCAGCATCCAGGCGGCGGCAGTTCACGAGCAATTCGTGCGCACGCTGATGGCAAGTGCGGATGCCTATGCCTCCGCCGAGGCCACTGGTGCCGAGCAGCTGTTGCTGGAGGTTGTCAACGCCCCGACCCGAATGCTGCTGGGACGACCCCTGATCGGTAACGGCACCGACGGAGCGGCGGGAACGGGAGCCAACGGCGGGGCAGGTGGGCTCCTGTGGGGTGATGGGGGCAACGGCGGGTCGGGAGCGCCCGGACAGTCTGGCGGCCGGGGCGGGGATGCGGGCTTCTTCGGCAATGGCGGCCGGGGCGGGGCGGGCGGCATCGGCCGGACGGGCACCGCCGGATCATCCGGCGCCCAAGGCGGTACGGGCGGAGCCGGCGGCACGGGCGGCGCGGGCGGCAATGGCGGAATGTTCTGGGGTGCCGGTGGGGCGGGCGGTGGCGGCGGTACGGGCGGCGTCGGAGGCACTGGCGGAGCCGGCGTCGCAGGGTCGACCGGCATAGACGGCGTCGCCGCCGGGGCCGGCGGCGCTGGCCAGGCCGGTGGCCAGGGCGGTATGGGCGGCGTCGGTGGCGCCGGAGGAGCCGGCGGCGCCTCTGGGTTCTTCGGCGGCGGCTCGGGAACCACTGGCGGTAGCGGCGACGGCGGCATGGGCGGCACCGGCGGATTAGGCGGTCACGGCGGGACCGGTGCCGCGGACACCGGTGCCGGCGCGGGCACCGGCGGCGCGGGTGGCGCCGGCGGCGCCGCGGGCCTGGGCGGCAGCGGAGCGATCGCGGGCAGCGCCGGAACCGGCGGCAACGGTGGGACCGGCGGCACCGGTGGCACCGGGCTGGAGGGCGCAACCGGCACGGGTTCGAACGGCAGCGGCGGCGACGGCGCCCGAGGCGGCGCGGGCGGGGTCGGCGGTGTAGGCGGATCGGGCAATGGCGGGGTCAACGGTGATGGCGGTGCCGGCGGCAACGGCGGCACTGGCGGCAAAGGCGGCTCCGACACTGGCGCCGCCTCCGGCGGTGAGGGCGGAACCGGTGGAGAGGCAGGGCGTGGCGGCGCCGCCGGTACCGGCGGCACCGGTGGACGGACCGGCGATTCCGGCGTGGGTGGCACCGGCGGAGCCGGCGGTACCGGCGCCAGCGGCGGCTCTGGCGGCGAAGGCGGGGTGTCGCGAGGCTACGGGGCCGGGAACGCCACCGGCGGAACTGGCGGCGCCGGAGGCACGGCGACGGCGGGCGCCGGCGGAGATGGTGGCCGCGGCGGCGATGTGTTCCACGAGGGGAGCGGAAACGCGTTAGGCGGGGCGGGCGGGACTGCCGGAGTGGGACCTGGTGGCAGCGGTGCGGGGGGCGCCGGTGGCGATGCGACGCAGACCGGAACCGGAAACGCGACCGGCGGAGCCGGCGCCGCCGGCACCGACGGCGGCACGACCGCGGTAGGTGGTGACGGCGGGGATGGCGGCTTCGGCATCGTCGATAGCGCCACGTCAGCGGCGACCGCCACTGGCGGTGCCGCCGGCGCGGGCGGCACCGGCACCGCCGGCGGCCATGGCGGTAGCGGCGGGAGCGCTCTTACCAGCGGCATTGGCAATGCAGCCGCCGCCGCGGGCGGGGCCGGCGGCTACGGGATCGATGGCAGCGGAGGCGACGGGGGAGCGGGCGGCCTTGCTTACACTGCCAACACCTCGTCGGCCGCGACCGCCACCGGAGGTGTGGGCGGGGCCGGGGGCGCCGGGGTCACGGGGGGACAGGGCGGCGCGGGAGGCGCCGCGGGAACCGAAGGCACGACGAGCCCTGTTGCCGGTAAGGGCGGCGCCGGTGGCTCCGGCACTTCTGGAAACGGGGGCAACGGCGGAGAAGGGGGACTTGCCTATGCCGGCCCATCGTCGTCGGTCGATGCCGTCGGCGGCGCGGGCGGTGCAGGTGGGGACAGTCTGACGGGAGCCGGCGGAGCCGGCGGAGCCGGCGGTGGCGCCAGGAACCTGGGCAGCGGCGACGCCCGTGGAGCAGACGGAGCGCTCGGGGGCTCGGGTGCCGCCGGCGGCGGCGCTGGTGGCAGCGGCGGCGACGCGGAGAACGGTGGAACGGGCAATGCCACCGGCGGCGACGGCGCAGCCGGGACCAGCGGCGGCTTCAGCGGCGCCGGTGGTGCCGGCGGAAACGGCGGTGTCGCTTCGATCTACAACGACGTCTCGGCCGCCGCGGCCATCGGGGGTGCCGGCGGCAACGGCGCCGACGGCGGGGCGAGCGGCGGCGCGGGCGGTCGCGGCGGGAATGCCGTGGCGTGGATGGACAACGGCAGCGCTTCCGCCCAGGGTGGAGACGGCGGTAACGGCGGGGCCGGGACCCAGCCTGGCGGTAACGGCGGAAATGGCGGCGACGGCGGAAACGCGTTGGGCTTCGCCACGCTCAGCCCAGGTGTTGGCGGCAGCGGTGGGCAGGGCGGTGCGTTGGGCATGGACGGCGTGGGAGGCGCGTCCGGAAAAGCCGGCACCCCTAACGCGTGA